From a region of the Desulfuromonas sp. KJ2020 genome:
- a CDS encoding NAD(P)/FAD-dependent oxidoreductase produces MKKDIQEKGAIIQRDKETYAVAPHIPGGITNPATLRKIADVAEKYGAQALKLTSAQRIAIVGLPEEKLDEIWEELGEKPGAAIGLCVRSVKICPGTTFCKRGQQDSVTVGLEMDEKYHGLQLPWKFKMGVSGCINDCAEGCIKDVALIGTPKGWNVMVGGNGGGQARLSYKLLEHVPTDEEALAVVDHIIQWFKAKDRKCRLGKFIDEMGIDAFRDELLQDFKP; encoded by the coding sequence TTATTCAGCGCGACAAGGAGACTTATGCGGTGGCTCCGCATATTCCCGGCGGCATTACCAATCCGGCGACCCTGCGCAAGATCGCCGATGTGGCGGAGAAATACGGAGCTCAGGCGCTGAAGCTGACGAGTGCCCAGCGCATCGCCATTGTCGGGCTGCCCGAAGAGAAGCTGGATGAGATCTGGGAGGAGCTGGGGGAGAAGCCCGGTGCCGCCATTGGGCTCTGCGTGCGCAGCGTCAAGATCTGCCCCGGCACCACCTTCTGCAAGCGCGGCCAGCAGGATTCCGTGACCGTGGGGCTGGAGATGGATGAGAAGTACCACGGGCTGCAGCTCCCCTGGAAGTTCAAGATGGGGGTCTCCGGCTGCATCAACGACTGCGCCGAAGGGTGCATCAAGGATGTTGCCCTTATCGGCACGCCCAAGGGCTGGAACGTGATGGTCGGCGGCAACGGGGGCGGGCAGGCGCGTCTCTCCTACAAGCTGCTCGAGCATGTGCCTACCGACGAAGAGGCTTTGGCCGTGGTCGATCACATCATCCAGTGGTTCAAGGCCAAGGATCGCAAGTGCCGCCTCGGCAAGTTCATCGACGAAATGGGCATCGACGCCTTCCGCGACGAACTGTTGCAGGACTTCAAACCCTGA
- a CDS encoding response regulator transcription factor, with product MPQARILLVEDEPSLARGLLFNLEAEGYVVTHADSGEKALEAFNRDPFSLLVLDLSLPGIDGLEVCRQIREKSPRLPILILTARSQERDRVKGLAAGADDYLTKPFSLDEFLLRIKGMLRRSGWYKEELPPSDFYAFGGNEVNLREQTATTPRGEVSLTELEIKMLRIFFDREGEILSRAELLKLVWGMAPDTETRTLDNFIVRLRRYFEPDPANPVHFLTVRGRGYRFVAQP from the coding sequence ATGCCCCAAGCCCGCATTCTGCTGGTGGAAGACGAACCGAGCCTTGCCCGAGGGCTCCTCTTCAACCTCGAAGCCGAAGGCTATGTGGTCACTCACGCCGATAGCGGCGAGAAGGCCCTGGAGGCCTTTAACCGGGACCCCTTCTCCCTGCTGGTGCTCGATCTCTCCCTGCCGGGGATCGACGGCCTGGAGGTGTGCCGGCAGATCCGTGAAAAGAGCCCGCGCCTGCCCATCCTCATCCTCACCGCCCGCTCCCAGGAGCGGGATCGCGTCAAAGGACTCGCCGCCGGGGCCGACGATTACCTGACCAAGCCTTTCAGTCTGGACGAATTCCTATTGCGGATCAAGGGGATGCTGCGGCGTTCAGGATGGTACAAGGAAGAGTTGCCGCCGAGCGATTTCTACGCCTTTGGCGGCAATGAAGTGAATCTGCGGGAACAGACGGCCACCACCCCCCGTGGGGAGGTCAGCCTGACCGAGCTGGAAATCAAGATGCTGCGCATCTTTTTCGATCGCGAAGGAGAAATTCTCAGCCGCGCCGAACTGCTGAAGCTGGTGTGGGGCATGGCGCCGGATACGGAGACCCGCACGCTGGACAACTTCATCGTCCGCCTGCGCCGCTACTTCGAACCGGACCCGGCCAACCCCGTTCACTTTCTCACCGTGCGCGGCCGCGGCTACCGCTTCGTCGCCCAGCCCTGA
- a CDS encoding sensor histidine kinase KdpD has translation MKLFRRVINPLFAFVAVQLIWVIIVISWVSWFMGSHRRLRALAEQYSPDLLQKGWDWLILIEGLLLLGAILAGVYVIFLYWRRQVSLYRAQHQFIAQVTHELKSPIASIQLHLETIRRRQPDPEQMDTFLDTMLADTDRLNTLVNNLLSANRLEQRGLKLNLTPCNLSELVTNYFRPQQYALPKAGTMALDIAPEIHVRADTDWLKAVFRNLLENALLYSNGPPVLTLSLKAEGGQAHLTFADQGRGLEKKELKKVFRMFYRVKPSGETIRGSGLGLFIIRAVILLHRGKVWIESEGLNRGVTVHITLPLISPGKENE, from the coding sequence ATGAAGCTCTTTCGACGCGTTATCAATCCGCTCTTCGCCTTTGTCGCCGTCCAGCTGATCTGGGTGATCATCGTCATCTCCTGGGTTTCCTGGTTCATGGGCAGCCACCGGCGCCTGCGCGCCCTGGCCGAACAATACAGCCCCGACCTGCTGCAAAAGGGCTGGGACTGGCTCATCCTGATCGAAGGGCTGCTGCTGCTCGGAGCCATTCTGGCCGGGGTCTACGTCATCTTTCTCTACTGGCGCCGCCAGGTTTCCCTCTATCGGGCCCAGCACCAGTTCATCGCCCAGGTGACCCACGAACTCAAATCTCCCATCGCCTCCATCCAGCTGCATCTGGAAACCATCCGCCGCCGCCAGCCCGACCCGGAGCAGATGGACACCTTTCTCGACACCATGCTGGCCGACACCGACCGGCTGAACACCCTGGTGAACAATCTTTTATCCGCCAACCGCCTGGAACAGCGGGGACTCAAGCTTAACCTGACCCCCTGCAACCTGTCGGAACTGGTCACGAATTACTTCCGTCCCCAACAATACGCCCTGCCCAAGGCCGGCACCATGGCCCTCGACATCGCGCCCGAAATCCATGTGCGCGCCGACACCGACTGGCTCAAGGCCGTCTTTCGCAATCTACTGGAGAATGCCCTGCTCTACAGCAATGGTCCCCCTGTCCTCACACTGTCCCTTAAAGCCGAAGGAGGGCAGGCTCACCTGACCTTCGCCGATCAGGGGCGGGGCCTGGAGAAAAAGGAGCTGAAGAAAGTCTTTCGCATGTTTTACCGGGTCAAGCCCAGCGGGGAGACGATCCGGGGGAGCGGCCTGGGCCTCTTCATCATCCGGGCTGTGATTCTGCTGCATCGCGGCAAGGTCTGGATCGAAAGTGAGGGATTAAACCGGGGAGTCACCGTGCACATCACCCTCCCCCTGATTTCGCCGGGCAAGGAGAACGAATGA
- a CDS encoding nitronate monooxygenase family protein has protein sequence MTKPLTIGKHTARFPVIQGGMGVRVSAGRLAGAVARSGGIGLVAAAGMALNSSRYDGKNYFTADPLALKDEIAKAYAMAPDGIVGTNCMVAVTNFDEMVRASCEGGAKVIVCGAGLPLNLPGLTTDYPDVALIPIVSSVKAAELIARKWKKGYDRLPDAVVVEDPDTAGGHLGEKLEKIGDGTYDQYETVRGVKAYFREEWNLDIPIIAAGGIWDRQDLLHALEQGADGVQMASRFVCTEECDASDAFKEAYLNCRQEDIGLIMSPAGLPGRAIKANIDKVRQRDVDLNVRCPSGCLKKCAYKTDQERFCIVHALDRAQRGDVETGLVFCGTNAWKADRITTVQAIFDELFDLAKPEAVPQAVNH, from the coding sequence ATGACAAAGCCTTTGACCATTGGTAAACATACGGCCCGCTTCCCCGTTATTCAGGGTGGAATGGGAGTGCGCGTTTCCGCCGGCCGTCTGGCTGGAGCCGTGGCCCGCAGCGGCGGCATCGGCCTGGTTGCTGCCGCCGGCATGGCCTTGAACAGCAGCCGTTACGACGGCAAAAACTATTTTACCGCCGATCCGCTGGCGCTGAAGGATGAAATCGCCAAGGCCTACGCCATGGCTCCCGACGGCATCGTCGGCACCAACTGCATGGTCGCCGTCACCAATTTCGATGAAATGGTGCGGGCTTCCTGCGAGGGTGGCGCCAAGGTCATCGTCTGCGGCGCCGGCCTGCCCTTGAACCTTCCCGGCCTCACCACCGATTATCCCGACGTGGCCCTGATCCCCATTGTTTCGTCCGTCAAGGCGGCCGAGCTCATCGCCCGCAAATGGAAGAAGGGGTATGACCGTCTTCCCGACGCGGTGGTTGTGGAAGATCCGGACACGGCCGGTGGCCACCTGGGAGAGAAGCTGGAAAAAATCGGTGACGGCACCTACGATCAGTATGAGACGGTGCGCGGCGTCAAAGCCTATTTCCGCGAGGAATGGAATCTGGATATCCCCATCATCGCCGCCGGCGGTATCTGGGACCGCCAGGATCTTCTCCACGCCCTGGAGCAGGGCGCCGACGGCGTGCAGATGGCCAGCCGTTTTGTCTGCACCGAAGAGTGCGACGCTTCCGACGCCTTCAAAGAGGCCTATCTGAACTGCCGTCAGGAAGATATCGGACTGATCATGAGTCCGGCGGGACTTCCCGGCCGGGCCATCAAGGCCAATATCGACAAGGTGCGCCAGCGGGACGTGGATCTGAATGTGCGCTGTCCTTCCGGTTGCCTGAAGAAATGCGCCTACAAGACCGACCAGGAGCGCTTCTGTATCGTCCACGCCCTCGATCGGGCTCAGCGCGGTGACGTCGAGACGGGTCTGGTCTTTTGCGGCACCAACGCCTGGAAGGCCGACCGCATCACCACGGTGCAGGCCATCTTCGACGAACTCTTCGACCTGGCGAAACCGGAGGCGGTACCCCAGGCGGTCAATCACTGA
- a CDS encoding radical SAM/SPASM domain-containing protein, which produces MAKTEEFIPKWIAWESTQRCNLNCVHCRCSSDLQSSEGDFTTEEAFKLIDDICEVSKPVMVLSGGEPLMRKDIFEIARYGTDKGLRMCMATNGTLITDEVCRQMKAADIKMVSLSLDGSTAAIHDDFRNCPGAFEGTIRGAETLKRNGIKFLINSSFTKRNQQDIAATFKLAKSLGATAWYMFMIVPTGRGEEIMNELISKEDYEEILAWHYEQEKHEDDILMRPTCAPHYYRIVPQMAKAEGVDFQRRSLTFSTGGGKGCIAAQTICLIDCFGNLKPCSYFHSSVGNVKQIPFKELWFSSKVFNDLRDFKKYQGKCGECEFINVCGGCRARADAVYGDYMAEEPFCNYIPNRTRKRMEKEAAENAAK; this is translated from the coding sequence ATGGCCAAGACGGAAGAGTTTATCCCCAAGTGGATCGCTTGGGAAAGCACCCAGCGCTGCAATCTCAACTGTGTACATTGCCGCTGCTCTTCGGATCTGCAGTCCTCCGAGGGGGATTTCACCACCGAAGAGGCCTTCAAGCTGATTGATGACATCTGCGAGGTGTCCAAGCCGGTTATGGTACTTTCCGGCGGCGAGCCTCTCATGCGCAAGGATATCTTCGAGATCGCCCGCTACGGCACCGACAAGGGGCTGCGCATGTGCATGGCCACCAATGGCACCCTCATCACCGACGAGGTCTGCCGGCAGATGAAGGCGGCGGACATCAAGATGGTCTCCCTCTCGCTGGACGGCTCCACCGCGGCCATCCACGACGATTTCCGCAACTGCCCCGGCGCCTTCGAGGGGACGATCCGCGGCGCCGAGACCCTCAAACGCAACGGCATCAAGTTTCTCATCAATTCCTCCTTTACCAAGCGCAACCAGCAGGACATCGCCGCCACCTTCAAACTGGCCAAGAGCCTGGGGGCGACGGCCTGGTACATGTTCATGATCGTGCCCACCGGCCGCGGTGAGGAGATCATGAACGAGCTCATCTCCAAGGAGGACTACGAGGAGATTCTCGCCTGGCACTACGAGCAGGAGAAGCACGAGGACGACATCCTCATGCGTCCCACCTGCGCGCCGCACTACTACCGCATCGTGCCGCAGATGGCCAAGGCCGAAGGGGTCGACTTTCAGCGGCGCAGCCTGACCTTTTCCACCGGCGGCGGCAAGGGCTGCATCGCGGCCCAGACTATCTGCCTTATCGACTGCTTCGGCAACCTCAAGCCCTGCTCCTACTTCCACTCCTCCGTTGGCAACGTCAAGCAGATCCCCTTCAAGGAGCTCTGGTTCAGTTCCAAGGTGTTCAACGATCTGCGTGATTTCAAGAAGTATCAGGGCAAGTGCGGCGAGTGCGAGTTCATCAACGTCTGCGGCGGCTGCCGGGCCCGGGCCGATGCCGTGTACGGTGACTACATGGCCGAGGAGCCTTTCTGCAACTACATCCCCAACCGCACGCGCAAGCGCATGGAGAAGGAAGCGGCGGAGAACGCGGCAAAATAA
- the hemE gene encoding uroporphyrinogen decarboxylase, which yields MTTEYNFIKACWGQPVDRTPVWLMRQAGRYLPQYMEVRKKVSFLELCKTPELAAEVTIQPIDYLGADAAILFSDILTPVEPMGLKLDFVPGPVFENPVRTKADIDALRIPVMEEDVPYVLETIKILRREFEGRVPLIGFGGAPFTLACYMVEGKGSKDFAQIKRMMYGAPELYAALMDKVTEMDRQYLNAQIAAGAQAIQIFDTWGGIVSPLDYEKYILPYTTKLINGLNRQDIPIIHFVKGSGTMLDSVKKAGSDVVGLDWHLGLGKARDILGAEIAVQGNLDPTVLYAPKAHIETEVKRILDENAGRPGHIFNLGHGILPTVDPEHAKFMVDCVHRLSQK from the coding sequence ATGACCACGGAATACAATTTCATCAAGGCCTGCTGGGGCCAGCCCGTTGACCGCACTCCCGTCTGGCTCATGCGTCAGGCCGGTCGCTATCTTCCCCAGTACATGGAGGTCCGCAAGAAGGTCTCCTTCCTCGAACTGTGCAAGACGCCGGAGTTGGCCGCCGAGGTCACTATCCAGCCCATCGATTATCTGGGGGCCGACGCCGCTATCCTCTTTTCCGACATCCTGACGCCGGTGGAGCCCATGGGGCTCAAACTCGACTTCGTCCCCGGTCCGGTCTTTGAAAATCCGGTGCGCACCAAGGCCGACATCGACGCCCTGCGCATCCCGGTGATGGAAGAGGACGTCCCCTATGTGCTGGAGACCATCAAAATCCTGCGCCGCGAGTTCGAAGGCCGCGTGCCCCTCATCGGTTTCGGCGGCGCGCCCTTCACCCTGGCCTGCTACATGGTGGAAGGCAAGGGAAGCAAGGACTTCGCCCAGATCAAGCGCATGATGTACGGGGCGCCCGAGCTCTATGCCGCGCTCATGGACAAGGTCACCGAGATGGACCGCCAGTACCTCAATGCCCAGATCGCTGCTGGGGCCCAGGCCATCCAGATCTTCGACACCTGGGGCGGCATTGTCTCCCCCCTCGATTACGAAAAGTACATCCTGCCGTACACTACCAAGCTCATCAACGGCCTCAACCGCCAGGACATCCCCATCATCCACTTTGTCAAGGGATCGGGGACCATGCTGGACAGCGTCAAGAAGGCCGGCTCTGACGTGGTCGGGCTTGACTGGCATCTCGGCCTCGGCAAGGCCCGGGACATTCTCGGCGCCGAAATCGCCGTACAGGGGAACCTTGATCCCACCGTCCTCTACGCGCCCAAGGCGCACATCGAGACGGAGGTCAAGCGCATTCTCGATGAAAATGCCGGCCGGCCGGGCCATATTTTCAACCTCGGCCACGGCATCCTGCCCACGGTCGATCCCGAGCACGCCAAGTTCATGGTCGACTGCGTACACCGGCTCAGCCAGAAGTAA
- the hemH gene encoding ferrochelatase, which yields MESDKPIGIVLLNMGGPDSLEAVEPFLYNLFSDRELIRLPLGALLQRPFARLISFFRAKKVRLNYRAIGGKTPLLMWTQRQAEGVARALGTSFKPYVAMRYWHPFAQETLRQMRADGVERAVVLSMYPHYTGATGGSSINDFRRAAREHHPDLQFTVIDQWYDWPGYLDALAQRVREGLEQFHELRRDEVQILFSAHALPQKFIDRGDPYLEHILATVKGVMERVGERPWHLGFQSRSGPVKWMEPDTVEVIDTLAAEGHKAVLMVPISFVSDHIETLHEIDIEYAEHAYKAGIPSFQRVPSLNDHDDFIQALAGLVRDSLEKPA from the coding sequence ATGGAATCTGACAAGCCGATCGGCATCGTCCTGCTCAACATGGGAGGGCCCGACTCGCTGGAGGCGGTAGAGCCCTTTCTCTACAACCTCTTTTCCGATCGGGAGTTGATCCGCCTGCCGCTGGGGGCTTTGCTGCAGCGTCCTTTCGCCCGGCTGATCTCTTTTTTTCGGGCCAAAAAGGTTCGGCTGAACTATCGCGCCATCGGCGGCAAAACGCCCCTGCTCATGTGGACTCAGCGGCAGGCCGAGGGCGTGGCCAGGGCTCTGGGCACCTCCTTCAAGCCTTATGTGGCCATGCGCTACTGGCATCCTTTCGCCCAGGAGACCCTGCGCCAGATGCGGGCCGATGGGGTGGAACGGGCTGTGGTGCTCTCCATGTATCCCCATTACACCGGCGCGACGGGAGGGAGCAGCATTAACGACTTTCGCCGCGCCGCCCGCGAGCATCATCCCGACCTGCAGTTTACCGTCATTGACCAATGGTACGACTGGCCCGGCTACCTCGACGCCCTGGCCCAGCGCGTGCGGGAGGGTCTGGAGCAGTTCCATGAGCTGCGGCGGGACGAAGTGCAGATCCTCTTTTCGGCCCACGCGCTGCCGCAGAAGTTCATCGACCGCGGCGATCCTTATCTCGAACATATCCTGGCGACGGTCAAGGGAGTGATGGAGCGGGTGGGTGAGCGGCCCTGGCATCTCGGCTTCCAGAGCCGTAGCGGTCCCGTCAAGTGGATGGAGCCGGACACCGTCGAGGTTATCGACACCTTGGCGGCGGAGGGGCACAAGGCCGTCCTCATGGTGCCGATCTCCTTTGTTTCTGACCACATCGAAACCCTGCACGAGATCGACATCGAGTATGCCGAACACGCCTACAAGGCCGGCATCCCTTCCTTCCAGCGGGTGCCCTCTTTAAACGACCACGACGATTTTATCCAGGCCCTGGCCGGCCTGGTGCGCGACTCTCTGGAGAAACCGGCATGA
- a CDS encoding DnaJ C-terminal domain-containing protein — MTKNYYDVLGVAKEASAEEIKKAYRKLALKYHPDKNPGDKKAEERFKEITEAYAVLSNPDKKKQYDQFGSTGFHQRYSQEDIYRDFDVGDIFREFGFGTDDIFSHLFGGGRKAPFTGSTRRQAVKGQDYLMSLTIPFRQAVLGGERRVDYKQGDQVEHLQVRIPAGVEPGKKLRVAGKGGPSPMGGPPGDLYLEIKVDPDPTLTREGQDLYARIQVPFSGACLGTSVEVPTLEGPKRVKVPAGTSAGKKIRLKGFGVPGSGKQEKGDLYAIVEVDVPQKLTDRQRKLLEELQKNGL, encoded by the coding sequence ATGACCAAGAATTACTATGATGTGCTCGGCGTGGCCAAGGAGGCCTCGGCCGAAGAGATCAAGAAGGCCTACCGCAAGCTGGCCCTGAAATACCATCCCGACAAAAATCCGGGTGACAAGAAGGCGGAAGAGCGCTTCAAGGAAATCACCGAGGCCTACGCCGTGCTGTCGAATCCCGACAAAAAGAAGCAGTACGACCAGTTCGGCTCGACCGGCTTCCACCAGCGCTACAGCCAGGAAGACATTTACCGCGACTTCGATGTGGGGGATATCTTCCGCGAGTTCGGTTTCGGCACCGACGACATCTTCAGCCATCTGTTCGGCGGCGGCCGCAAAGCCCCCTTCACGGGCTCCACCCGCCGACAGGCGGTCAAGGGGCAGGACTACCTGATGTCCCTTACCATCCCCTTTCGCCAGGCGGTCCTCGGCGGCGAGCGCCGGGTTGACTACAAACAGGGCGATCAGGTGGAGCACCTGCAGGTCCGCATCCCCGCCGGGGTCGAGCCGGGCAAGAAGCTGCGTGTCGCCGGCAAGGGCGGCCCCAGCCCCATGGGAGGCCCGCCCGGCGATCTCTACCTGGAGATCAAGGTGGACCCGGACCCCACCCTTACCCGCGAGGGCCAGGACCTCTATGCCCGCATACAGGTGCCCTTCAGCGGCGCCTGCCTCGGCACCTCGGTGGAGGTTCCTACCCTGGAAGGCCCCAAACGTGTGAAGGTGCCCGCCGGCACCTCGGCCGGCAAGAAGATCCGCCTCAAGGGCTTCGGGGTGCCCGGCAGCGGCAAGCAGGAAAAAGGCGACCTCTACGCCATCGTCGAGGTGGACGTGCCGCAGAAACTTACCGACAGGCAGCGAAAACTACTGGAAGAGCTGCAAAAGAACGGACTATGA
- the hemG gene encoding protoporphyrinogen oxidase — protein MRVAIIGAGISGLSTAFAIERLAREAGLDLQTVIFEKKERTGGKIHSIQEEGYLCEWGPNGFLDNKPMTLELCDRLNIRGQLARSNDNARKRFIYSEGQLHRLPENGPSFLKSPLISWPGKLRLACETLIPAYRGEEDETLAHFARRRLGEEALDKLIAPMVSGIFAGDPETMSLKSCFPRIHQLEQEYGGLIKAMVKLAKKKKAERKAGKVVASAAGPGGVLTSFVGGIQELTDRLQEAVTGELRTGVGVNGVLPKQGGFELHLEDGSIEEAEVVVSAAPAYALAGMLEESLPEVAQTLKEIPYASMNVVCFGYAREQIARDLDGFGYLIPRKEGRHTLGTLWDSSIFPNRAPEGHVLLRSMMGGATNPGAFDLAETEVKSRVMEDLATIMGIKAEPQFVRIFRHRRAIPQYVAGHANKLLALDERLKACPGLFFTGNAYFGVGLNDCVNASNQMAEKVLAHVRATKV, from the coding sequence ATGCGCGTCGCCATTATCGGAGCCGGTATTTCCGGTCTGTCCACGGCTTTTGCCATTGAACGCCTGGCCCGCGAGGCCGGCCTCGACCTGCAGACGGTCATTTTTGAAAAGAAAGAGCGCACCGGCGGCAAAATTCACAGTATCCAGGAAGAGGGCTATTTGTGCGAATGGGGCCCCAACGGCTTTCTCGACAACAAGCCCATGACCCTTGAACTCTGCGATCGGCTAAATATCCGCGGCCAGCTGGCCCGCTCCAACGACAATGCCCGCAAGCGCTTCATCTATTCGGAAGGGCAGTTGCACCGTCTGCCCGAAAACGGACCTTCCTTCCTGAAATCCCCGCTGATCTCCTGGCCGGGCAAGCTGCGCCTCGCCTGTGAGACGCTGATTCCCGCCTACCGGGGTGAAGAGGATGAGACCCTCGCGCATTTTGCCCGCCGCCGCCTGGGCGAGGAAGCTCTCGACAAGCTTATCGCCCCCATGGTTTCCGGTATTTTTGCCGGCGACCCAGAGACCATGAGCCTCAAGAGCTGTTTCCCCCGCATCCATCAACTTGAGCAGGAATACGGCGGCCTGATCAAGGCCATGGTCAAGCTGGCCAAAAAGAAGAAGGCCGAGCGCAAGGCCGGCAAGGTCGTCGCCAGTGCCGCTGGCCCCGGCGGAGTCCTCACGTCCTTTGTCGGCGGCATCCAGGAATTGACGGACCGTCTGCAGGAGGCCGTCACCGGGGAACTGCGCACGGGGGTGGGCGTCAACGGCGTCCTGCCCAAGCAAGGGGGGTTCGAGCTGCATCTGGAAGACGGCTCTATCGAAGAGGCGGAGGTGGTGGTCAGCGCCGCGCCCGCCTACGCCCTGGCCGGCATGCTGGAAGAGTCGCTGCCCGAGGTAGCGCAGACGCTCAAGGAGATCCCCTATGCCTCCATGAACGTGGTCTGCTTCGGCTATGCGCGGGAGCAGATTGCCCGGGATCTGGACGGTTTTGGCTATCTCATCCCTCGCAAGGAAGGGCGCCACACTCTCGGAACCCTGTGGGATTCCAGTATCTTTCCGAACCGCGCCCCCGAGGGGCATGTCCTTTTGCGATCCATGATGGGCGGCGCGACCAATCCCGGCGCCTTTGACCTGGCGGAAACGGAGGTTAAGTCGCGGGTGATGGAGGACCTGGCCACCATCATGGGGATCAAGGCCGAGCCGCAGTTCGTGCGCATCTTCCGTCACCGTCGCGCCATCCCTCAGTATGTGGCGGGACACGCCAATAAATTGCTGGCTCTGGATGAAAGGCTCAAGGCTTGTCCCGGATTGTTCTTCACGGGCAACGCCTATTTCGGCGTCGGGCTCAACGACTGCGTCAACGCCTCCAATCAGATGGCAGAAAAAGTGCTGGCCCATGTTCGGGCCACCAAGGTCTGA
- a CDS encoding universal stress protein — protein sequence MKRFRNILYVSEPLVDQASALTRAVSLAARHEAKLTIVSTLTKIEPEYQDEEVAFQRQALQELAVPYGQNPNIRTDVLVGSAFREIIRAVLRHGYDLVIKAAENPGFIQRLFGSTDMHLLRKCPCPVWLMKVPETPHYSRILAAVDVNPVRSDETETTLNSEILALASALAVSDGAALHLVHAWEGFAEGIVRRWSDKSPDEVATYVEMERLRHQGALSRIEDSLRKQVGEELYGQLRPRYHLQKGSPQREISAMAEKLQADLVVMGTLARTGVSGLFIGNTAEAILEQLPCSVLAIKPPGFVSPVKLDE from the coding sequence ATGAAACGTTTCAGAAACATTCTCTATGTCAGCGAACCTTTGGTGGACCAGGCTTCCGCCCTGACTCGCGCTGTTTCCCTGGCTGCCCGCCACGAGGCGAAACTTACGATCGTCTCCACCCTTACCAAGATCGAACCGGAGTACCAGGACGAGGAGGTCGCCTTCCAGCGGCAGGCGCTGCAGGAACTGGCCGTCCCTTATGGTCAGAATCCGAACATCCGGACCGACGTTCTGGTGGGTTCGGCCTTTCGGGAAATTATCCGTGCCGTCCTGCGCCACGGTTACGACCTGGTTATTAAGGCGGCCGAAAATCCCGGTTTCATCCAACGCCTCTTTGGCAGCACCGACATGCATCTGCTGCGCAAATGTCCCTGCCCCGTCTGGTTGATGAAGGTACCGGAGACTCCCCATTACAGCCGTATCCTGGCCGCCGTCGACGTCAATCCCGTGCGGTCGGACGAGACGGAAACAACCCTCAACAGCGAAATCCTCGCCCTGGCCAGTGCCCTGGCCGTCTCCGACGGCGCCGCCCTGCATCTGGTCCACGCCTGGGAGGGCTTCGCCGAGGGGATTGTGCGGCGGTGGAGCGACAAGTCGCCTGATGAGGTTGCGACCTACGTGGAAATGGAGCGCCTGCGTCATCAAGGTGCCCTATCCAGAATCGAAGACAGCCTGCGGAAGCAGGTCGGTGAAGAGCTCTACGGCCAACTGCGGCCACGTTACCATTTACAAAAAGGCTCCCCCCAGCGTGAAATCTCCGCTATGGCCGAAAAGCTACAGGCCGATCTAGTGGTCATGGGAACGCTCGCCCGCACCGGGGTTTCGGGCCTCTTCATCGGCAACACGGCGGAAGCGATTCTGGAACAGCTCCCCTGCTCGGTCCTTGCCATCAAGCCACCCGGCTTTGTATCGCCGGTAAAACTTGACGAATGA